The Collibacillus ludicampi region AGTTAATCAATGATATCAAACAAAGGCCCATGTACGAAGAGCGGCGTTGGGGATGGTACCGTGTATTGGATTACACCAAACTTGAAGACGGAAATGAAGTATTGACGAAAAAAGTCGTGATTAAAGCAGGGAAAAATTTAAGTTATCAAATGCACAAGAAAAGAAGTGAAGTTTGGACGGTCATCTCAGGAGAAGGTGTATTCGTACTGGAGGGAGCGTTCAGGCAGATTCAATCGGGCGATGTTCTACACATTCCAGTCGGTTCAAAACACGGAATCAAGGCGATCAGCGATCTGGAAATGATTGAAATACAAATGGGGAGTGAATTGATCGAAGAAGATATTATTCGTCTATGTATGACATGGGAAGAAGTAGAGAAACAACAACATGCTCCATTCACTCTTGATCATGAAACGTTGAAAGATCCACCGAGTATGGAATTCATCGAAACGAAAAACCAAAAGAGCTGCAGGTAAATAAATAAGCCTGAAATCTTAATGATCTCAGGCTTTTTCGTATTGACCAGGAGAAACTTCCTTCCATAAAGCTTTGGTTACAGGATCGACCCACCAACTTATATTCTCTTTTCTCTTCATGAATGCCCATTTCATCATTTCCGGGCGAAATTCACAGACTGCGAGGTCCTTATCCTTTGCATCAAGAATATTGAGTACGGAGTAGGAGAACGGATTTCTTTCCTTACCGTGAATCAATGAAATATCATGGGTCTTCATAAATCGTGAAAGAATACTGGGGGTAATGTCCCGGTTCACAAAATCATGGAGTTCAACAAGGATGTCACAGGAGCGAAGGCCTGGGATAAGATCAGGTTGGAGCAATTCCAGTTCGAATCCCTCTATATCACACATGATGAACGATCGTCCAGACTGGGACAACTGACCTAATCGTTCACGAGTACATTCTCCATCAATGATGATCCTTTTATCTACCCCATTCGCGGTGGACAATTCTTTACAGAGCTTACGCGCATCAGGATTGATATCAAAAGCATATACGATTGTTCCAGGTTGCCGTAACGCGAGTCCAATGGCATAATAACCTTCTCCGCAGCCTATATTGATGATTCTGTCATAGTCTGTCTTAAAAACATGACGATTCAAAATATCGTGCAACTCTTCCTCATAACATCCGATAATTTTGGGCATAAATGCGCTGCCGCTTGATTGTTCTACGTACCGCATTCCTGCAAATGGTCCATTTCGCACAACGAGACCATTGTGATCAAGAATGATTTTCGTCACGCGCTCGATGTTACGCGCCAATTCTTCTGACATAATCGAATCTCCTTTTTACTTCACATATTCTCGATGTTCCATATACCAGGCGATTGTTTTTTCCAGTCCTTCAGGCAAACGGGTTTTCGCCTCGAATCCAAAGAGCTCTTTTGCTTTCGTGACATCCAAACATCTTCTGGGTTGACCATCCGGTTTGCTGACATCCCAGAAAATCTTCCCTGTATAACCGGTCTTCTCCGCAATCAATTTCACCAAGGACTGAATGGAAATCTCTTCTCCCGTTCCGATGTTGACCGGATCCTCCCCGTTATATCTAACCGCTGCCAGAAGGATGGCATCTGCTGCATCCTCAACGTATAAAAATTCCCTCGTCGCTTTCCCGCTTCCCCAGACGGTGATATGATCTTTTCCATGTTCTCTCGCTTCCAGACATTTGCGGATCAAAGCGGGTATCACATGGGAGGTTTCCAGGTCAAAATTGTCTCTGGGTCCATACAGATTGACGGGAAGCAAAAAAATCGAGTTAAAGCCGTATTGCTTTCGATACGCTTGCGACTGAACGAGCAACATTTTTTTGGCCAAACCGTAAGGGGCATTTGTTTCTTCAGGATATCCCTCCCATAAATCTTCTTCCTTAAAAGGAATAGGAGCAAATTTGGGATAGGAACAGATGGTGCCGAGAGCTACGAATTTTTCCACATTCGCTAAGCGGGCAGACTCGATTAAATGGAGCCCCATAGACAAGTTGTCATAAAAGAAACTCCCCGGATTTTTTCGGTTTGCTTCGATTCCCCCTACAGAAGCGGCAAGATGTAGAATCAAATCCGGCTTTGTACTCCTTACTAAAGAAAAGCAAGTCGACTGGTTACGTAGATCATACTGACTGCTACGTGGGATGATGATATCCTTGCAACCGCAATTCTTTAATTTATCGACAACGTGGGAACCAAGAAAACCGGATCCCCCTGTGACCATGATTCTTTTCCCTTTCAACTGATCCATGTCGTTCCTCCAAACGAGTTGAGATGAATCCTTTGAACTCGATATAGACTATGGGAGGCAAACAAAAAATGAAACCAGTAAAGAGTGTGAATAAACCGAAGTAGCAAAAAGATTTGCGGACTCATACGAATGAAGGGGGAGAACTCAACCGGAAGGTGTGGAGCGATCATGGATGCTGAAAAGGGCAAGTTAAACAAAGTCGTCGGCGTAATCTTCAGCAAGGATAGAGCCATGCAATTGGATGCCACCATCAGATCCCTTATGCTTCACTGCCGGGATCACCAACAGCTCGTTCTGAAGGTTCTTTATACCACTTCTAATCCTTACATGGAAAATCAATATCATGAACTCATCCGTACTTATGACACAGTGGAATTCATAAAGGAACATGAATTTAAGAGCGAACTCCTTTCAAGCGTGGCAGATTACCCCTATGTTCTTTTTCTCGTTGATGACAATCTATTTGTCCGAGATTTTTCCGTGATGGATCTGATCCACAGTTTAGAAACCCATCATGATGTCTTGGGTTTTTCCTTGCGACTTGGAAATAACACCGATTATTGCTATCCGCTTGCTCGCAAGCAAAAGCTGCCTGCATTTCTTGCGGTTGATCACGGGTTTTTAAAATATAATTGGACACAAGCGGAATATGATTTCGCATATCCACTGGAAGTATCCAGTTCTCTCTACAGGGTGGATGACATATTACCTTTACTCATTCAAACGGAGTTTTCCAATCCAAATACGTTGGAAAGCGGACTTGCCGCTTATGCGAACCGATTTGTGAGTCAAAAAAATTTCATCATGTGTAATCAACAATCTATTACATTCTGTAACCCGTTAAACGTGGTGCAGAATGTTTTTCACAACCGGGCGGGAAACAGAAGTCATTATTCCGTCCATGAATTACGCAAGATGTTTGATCAAGGGTTTCGTATCGATGTGGAGCGCTATTCGGGGTTTGTTCCCAATGCATGCCACCAGGAAATTGACTTGTACTTCAAGCGCATGTTGTAAGGATTTCGAAAAAGGGCGCCTGTCGATGGGAGAAAGTCGTGCCGTCACTCTTTCCCTGTTTCATACCCTGTTAAGGATATGACTTTACAAAAGTTGCAAGTTCAGGCGGGAGAGGATTTGCGTGAAAGGTCTGATTTTATGTGGCGGAAAGGGGACGCGTTTGCGGCCTTACAGTTACTCGCAACCTAAGCATCTGCTTCCGATTGCCAATCAACCGGTGATACAATATGCGATCGATAAGATGAAGAAGGCGGGGATCCGGGAAATCGGAATCGTGGTTCCTCCTCACTTCCGACCCCACTTTGAATCGGTTTTGGGCGATGGACATGTGGAATTATCCTTGAATTACATTGAACAGAAAGAAGCGAAAGGATTAGCGGACGCGGTTCGTGCAGCCCGCTCTTTTATTCAAGATGACCCTTTTTTGTTGTTTTTGGGGGATAATTTCTATGATGGAGAGTTGGAAGGACTGGTTCAACGATTTTATGTAGAGAAACCAGAGTCTTTACTCGTAGTGAGTCGCGTATCCAATCCTCAACAATTTGGCGTCGTCCAGTTTGAAGGAAATCAAATCATTCGTTTGGTAGAGAAACCTCAAAATCCTCCGAGTTCATTTGCGATTGTAGGTGTATATCTTTTCACGTCTACCATTTTTTCGATGATCGATCGATTGACGCCTTCTTCCAGAGGGGAATATGAATTAACCGATGCGATTCAACATTTGATCGATAGAGAATATAAAGTGACCTTCATGATAACGAACGATTGGTGGAAAGACACGGGGCAGCCCAAAGATTTGCTCTCATGCAACCGACGTGTACTTCAACAACTTCACGAACAGATCTACGAAAATCAAGTGAACATTGAATCTTCTTCCATTGAAGGCCCCGTTGTCATCGGAAAGGATACACAAGTGATCGATTCGGTCATTCGGGGACCTGTAAAGATCGGTAATGGTGTGAAGATTATCCGTTCATATATAGGGCCATACACATCAATAAGTAACGATGTCCTTATAGAGGAAAGTGAGATTGAAAATAGCATCGTGCTTGATCGGGCGCATATCATGAACATTCCGCAGCGTATCGATGAGAGTATTATCGGAACAGAGGTGATTATGCAGGGGGTGCATATCCTCGCTCTTTGCAAGTGAACCTGGGTGATCATTCAAAAATTTATATAGGTGACGCGTTATAGAACAAAAAATTTCGCGTAACCAAGGGGTGAATTTGCAGCCCTTTGCTATCATCATAACAAACGAGAGTATCGTTGGAAGGGAGGGGGGCGAAACATGAAGATCGCGGTGATCGGTTCCGGGTATGTGGGAACAACAACGGCAGCTGTGTTGACCTCCTTGCATCATCATGTGACAGCTGCAGATATCGATATCACAAAAGTGAAGAAGTTAAAACAAGGAATTCTTCCGTTTGTCGAACCGGGACTCGACAAGTTTCTGATTTCTATGTTAGAAACCGGGCGGTTGAATTTCACAGCCGATATCTACCAAGCCGTTAAAGACAACCAGGTACTTTTAATCGCGGTTGGTACGCCATCGCGCGCAGATGGAACGGCTGATCTGCGCTTTCTGCAATCGGTAGCTGATACCATTGCATGTTCGATTCATGAATATAAAGTCATCGTTATAAAAAGTACTGTACCTGTGGGCACGAACCGGTGGTTTTCCGATTATTTGGGAAACAAGATTGGCAATCCTCACATGTTTGATGTGATTTCCAATCCGGAATTTTTGCGTGAAGGAAATGCTCTCCAAGATATGTTGCACCCGGATCGTACAGTTATCGGAGGGAAGAGTCAAAAGGCCATCCAAATCGTGAAGGAAATCTATGAATCTATGCAGAGTAACCTACTCGTTACAGATTGGGAAACGGCTGAGTTGATAAAGTATGCATCCAATTCATTTTTGGCAACAAAAATTTCGTTTATCAACGAAATTGCACGCATTGCAGAACATGCGGGGGCTGATGTGGTTGAAATCGCGCGGGGAATGGGGATGGATTCGCGGATCGGAAGCGAGTTTTTACGAGCGGGAATCGGTTTTGGCGGTTCATGTTTTCCGAAAGACCTCAAAGCGCTGATCGCCACGGCGAAAGAGTTAGGTGCTGATTCGAAGATATTGGAAGCGGTCGAATATATAAACCGAACACAACCGAACTTCTATACGGAAAAATTGAATCGTCTTCTTCAGAAAATTGCAAAAAGACCGTGGAAGATTGCAATTCTGGGATTGACGTTTAAACCCGATACGGATGACCAAAGGGAATCACCGGCCATACAGGTCGTGAATCACTTATTAGAAGAATGCGAGGAGATTCGCATTATTGACCCGACGATTCAAACACGGAACCAAACTCCTTGGCCGCATGAACAAAAAGTTACGATTTGTCGGACGACTACAGAATCCCTTTCAGGAGCAGACGCGGTGATCTTATGTACCGATTGGGAACAATTTTCAAACATTGACTGGAAAGAAGCGGCCAGCCACATGCGTCATCCCGTCTTATTGGATGGACGCAATATGTTTGATCCGGATGATATCAGGTCAGCGGGCATGCGATACCTCGCTTTGGGAAGAGGGGAATTTGAATAAAATTGAACATTTGCCCGCACAACCGGGCGATCCTTACATACATGGATCGATATCACGAAGGCCCGAACGAAATTGGGCTATGATACAAGCTACATCCATCGATTGAACCGATTTCTTCGAATCGTTATAATGAGGGCAAGATGAGTCGGACGGGGGATTTTACTATATGCTGACAAAACATGAGCAAATCTTAAAATATATTGAAGAATTAGAAGTCGGATCAAAAATTTCGGTTCGCCAGATTGCCAAAGAACTGGACGTTTCTGAAGGAACGGCTTATCGTGCCATCAAGGAGGCGGAAACTAGAGGGATTGTTTCGACAATCGAACGTGTGGGAACTGTTCGTATCGAAAAACAACAAAAGAAAGACATCGATCGTCTGACGTTTGCGGAAGTGGTAAATATCGTAGACGGAACCGTCCTTGGTGGATCTGCAGGGTTGCATAAGACCCTGCATAAATTTGTGATCGGCGCCATGGAAGTGGATGCGATGATCCGCTACATCGACCGCGACTCCTTATTAATTGTAGGCAATCGCAATGAAGTCCATAAAGTTTCCTTAGAACACGGCGCCGCCGTGCTCATTTCGGGCGGATTCGACGCCACTCCGGAAGTCAAAGAGTTGGCGGACAAGTTGGAATTGCCTTTGATCTCTTCCGCATACGATACATTTACGATCGCCTCCATGATCAACCGGGCGATCTATGACCGTTTGATCAAGAAAGATATTTTGTTGGTGGAAGATATTTTGCGCAAAGACAATCAGCCTGTGATCATGCGGGTTGGCCAGCAAGTTGCCGATTGGCAGGAACTCGTGGAGCAAACGGGACATTCCCGTTTTCCGGTATTGGATGCGAACGACCGAATCGTCGGTATCGTTACCACGAAAGACGTATCCGGCGAAACGAATGACGTAGCCATCGAGAAGGTGATGACGAAGAATCCGATTACCGTTTCCCCAAAATCATCCGTTGCTTCTACCGCTCACATGATGATTTGGGAAGGGATCGAACTATTGCCCGTCGTTGACGGAAGGAAACTGGTCGGCGTGATCTCCCGCCAAGATGTGATTAAAGCACTCCAATATATTCAGAAACAGCCGCAAGTGGGACAAACGATCCAGGATATCGTCTTGACCCATTTTTCACTCGATCGTTCGGAAGACAAGGCAGTTTCACTCGTCGGGGAAGTGACCCCTCAGATGACGAATCAACTGGGGGGCGTTTCTACAGGAGTTTTGATGATATTGATCAGTGAAGCGGGCAGTCAAGCGATTCGCCGGATAAAAAATGTTGACCTCGTGGTCGAGAACGTATCGGTCTATTTCCTGAAGCCGATTCAGATCGAGAGCACCATCCAAGTGCGTGCAGAGGTCATCGATATCGGGCGCAAATCGGGAAAAGCGGATGTGCAAATTTATCATCGCGGTGAACTCATGGGCAAGGCGCTTTTTACCGCGCAGGTGTTAGATCGTTAAGGATGGAAATGTGAGCTATGTCTTGCTTTTATAGAATCGGATATAATAGAGAGCGAACATACGCTCTCTTTTTCGTTGGTTGAAACCAACTAGAAAAATGTGTAGTTTGGCGGGCGTATGCTTTGCGTTCGCGCTCCGTGGAGGTCGTCTCAGTGGGTATATGCTTTGCGCTCATGCTCCGTGAAGGTCGTCTCGCATGGAATCTTAATCAAATGTTGCGAGACGACCTTCACGGAGCATGAGCGCAAAGCATATACCCCCTCACGACCATAAAGGAAGCGATACGACCTCCAAAGTCGCTGTCTCACGCAAAGCATTACACCCACCCAAAAGCCACTCCGTTTCTTGTGGCAGCTTTAAACTTCTGTTTCAAAACAAGAACTTTTCATCCTCTGATGGCGCCGCTCAAGCGACATGGGGGATTAGAAAGGAACTGTTCTCATGCAAACATCATTTGTCCATTTGCATGTACATACAGAATACAGCCTTCTTGAAAGCGCCTGCCGGATTGAAGCGCTCATGCGGTTGGCTCAGGACTACGGGATGAACGCTATCGCCATCACCGATCACATGGCGATGTATGGCGTGATTCCTTTTTATAAAGAAGCGATCAAACGAGGGATCAAGCCGATCATCGGTTGTGTCGTTCACGTAACGAATGAGGCAACGACCGATCATCGTGCCAACGTGACCCCTTATCATGTAGTTCTCTTGGCAGAAACGGTCACCGGCTATCGGAATCTTGTGCAGCTCGTATCGAAAGCCCATCTCCAGTCCCGTTTCATGCGTCCGCTTGTCGATAAGGCGATGCTCGCTGCACATGCGGAAGGATTGATCGCGTTAACAGGAGGAACGGAAGGAGAAGTGGCTGCCCGCGTCGCTGCGGGTGATCTAGAAGGTGCACGCGCCGCGCTTCATGAGCTCGTTGCCATATTCGGAAAGAACCATCTGTTTATCGAACTGCAAGATCACGGACTGCTTATGCAACGCCAGATCAATCAACACCTCATCCATCTTGCCCGCGAAACGGGTCTAGGTCTTGTGGCTACAAACGATGTGCATTATTTGAAGCGAGAAGATGCGCCCGTTTATGATATTCTGCTTGCCATCGGCCAAGGCAAAACGCTGGATGATCCGTCGCGGAGACGTGCAGAAACGGACGGACAGTATCTTACAAGCGAACGGGAAATGATTGAACGTTTCCGTTATATACCTGAAGCGATCGAAAATACGGTCAAAATTGCAGAACGTTGTCAGGTTGATCTGGAACTGGGCAGAACCCACCTACCTGTTTTCGATCTGCCGGCAGGGTTTGACGAGAACGAATACCTTGCCCATCTGTGCAAACAGGGGATCCGCGAAAGATACGGCGCGCCCACACCGGAGATCGTCAGTCGTCTCGAACATGAGCTGCGTGTCATTCAACACCTCGGGTTCGCGGGCTATTTTCTCATCGTATGGGATTTTATGCGGTTTGCTCATGAGAACGGAATCACGACAGGGCCGGGCAGAGGTTCCGCTGCCGGAAGCCTTGTGGCCTATCTGCTGCGGATTACGGATGTCGATCCGTTGCGTTATGGACTTCTGTTTGAACGCTTTTTGAATCCGGAGCGGGTCTCGTGGCCGGATATCGATATCGATTTCTTGGATGAACGCCGCAGTGAAATGATCGCGTATGTCACCCACAAATACGGTCATGACCGTGTCGCACAGATTATCACGTACGGAACGATGGCTGCGCGGGCGGCCGTCAGAGATGTCGGTCGGGTCATGGGCCTTACCCCACAGGAAATCGACCGGATCGCCAAGTTGATTCCCCATAAGGTCGGCACGACGATTGACAAAGCGCTTGCGTCCGTACAGGAATTGAGCGATTTGTATGAGACGAACGAGAAGGTTCGTCTAGTTATAGACAGGGCGAAAGCGATTGAAGGTCTCCCGCGTCACACGTCGATCCATGCGGCAGGTGTCGTGATCGCCAAAGAGCCGTTGACGAACTATGTGCCTTTACAAAAGGGGGCGGATGGCGGGGTTGTCACCCAATACGCTATGGAGGATCTCGAAGCGGTCGGCCTTTTAAAGATGGACTTTCTGGGATTGCGGACGCTCTCTATCATCAATCACGCATGCGAGGAGATCGAACGGAGTGAAGGGATCAAGCTCGATTTTTCCAAGATGGAGATGGATGATCCAAAGACATTCGCCTTATTGTCACGAGGGGATACGGATGGCTGTTTCCAATTGGAATCGGCCGGCGTGAAACTCGTCTTGAGGGAACTGCGTCCGACTCACTTTGAAGATATCTTTGCCGTGATCTCCTTGTACCGCCCTGGTCCAATGGAAAATATCCCAGCCTTTATCAAAGCGAAACATGGGGAAACGCAAGTCAAGTATCCTCATCCAAGTCTGGCTTCCATCTTGAAAGATACATACGGCGTAATCGTTTACCAAGAGCAAATCATGCAGATCGCTTCCGAAATGGCGGGCTTTACTCTGGGTCAAGCCGATCTGTTGCGCCGTGCGGTAGGCAAGAAGAAACGCGAGATTCTCGATGAACAACGGGAGATTTTTGTTAAGGGCTGTATAAAAAAGGGGCATGATGAAAAGGTTGCCCATATGGTTTATGATTGGATCGTAAAATTTGCCGATTACGGATTTAACAAATCTCACGGTGTTGCCTACGGGATCCTTGCGTATCGCACCGCCTACCTGAAAGCGAACTACCCGGCTGCATTCATGGCCGCATTGCTTACTTCCTGGCTTTTCTCTTCCGCGAAGGTAGCGCAATATGTGGAAGAATGCAAGAGAATGGGGATTTCCGTGTTACCGCCGGACGTAAACAAGAGCAGTCATCGTTTTACCGTTGAAGAGGGTCAAATCCGCTTCTCTCTTGCGGCGATTAAAAATGTGGGGACGGCTGCCATTCAGTCCATTCTCGATGCTAGGCGCAAGGGGGAATTCAGGGATCTGTTGGACTTCTGCCGTCGTGTGGACTTGAGAGTCTGTAACAAACGGGTGGTGGAAAACCTCGTTCGCGCGGGTACGTTCGATTGGACAGGGCAATCGCGGAAGGGCATGTTGCTCGCGCTTGACGATGCGTTCGATAAGGGAACTCGTTTAAGAAGGGAGTTGGATAATTCGCAAATCAGTCTGTTTGGTCTCATGGAGGATATGCATGAGACACCTGATTTACGAGTTCCGCCCGTCCAAGATTTTTCGGATCAGGAACGACTGGAGATGGAAAAAGAGTTACTCGGTGTTTATGTGAGCGCCCATCCTTTGGAAAAATTCAGGAATATTCTTGATCGCTTCGCCGTTCGTCTATCCGAACTTTCCGAGTATGAGGACGGCCAATCGATTCGGGTGGGAGGTATCATCCGCAATCTCAAGGTGATTCAAACCAAAAAAGGGCAGACGATGGCGTTTATCCTCTTGGAAGATCTGACGGCCGCGTGTGAGGTGGTTGTCTTCCCTTCCGTCTATGCCAAGCATTCGCCAATTCTGCAAGAAGAAGCGATGATCGACATGAGATGCCGCTTGCAAATACAAGACGAAGGATGTAAGTTGGTTGCCTTCGACATCCGCCCGCTCAGCCTGGAGACGGAGGATGACAAACCGGAAGCTGGCGGTCGAACGCCGTCTCGGAATCAAAACCCTCATTCGGAAGAGCACCCGATGATTTTTATTCGCGTGACCCCGGATGATGAAAGGGACGGGAAGTTGCAGGCGCTGAAAGGTTGGTTCGCGAAGAATCCCGGTACGCTGCCCGTCACTCTTTTTTATACGCGGAACCGTACGGCACGAGAGATATCCGACCGTGTCTCCGGGACACAGGAGTTTCTCTCGGGAGTCGAACGAATTCTTGGCCCGGACAGTGTTGTCAAGAAAAAAACAGTCAAACATCGGGACATTCATTCATAGCATGGAAGTATCCTCAAGGGCAAGGAGGGCTACCCATGCACATGAATGTTGTGCAATTGTTAGAGAGCCGCGGAGTCAAAGTGGACGATATTGTCGATATCGTCTACACGCTGCAGAAACCGTATCATCCCGATCTGAAACAAGAAGAGTGCCAAATCAGTGTCATGCGCGTCTTGGCGAAGCGGGAAGTACAACATGCGCTCTACACGGGAATTGCATTGGATGAATTGGCGGAAAAGAATCTCCTCCCCGAGCCTTTGCAATCGATAATGAATTCGGATGAACCGCTATACGGAGTGGACGAGATTCTTGCTCTTGGCATCACCAATGTATATGGTTCGATTGGTCTTACTTCATTCGGTTATCTCGATAAAGAAAAACTTGGAATTCTTAAACGATTGAACGTTAAAGGATCGGGCATCCACGTGTTTCTCGATGATTTGGTGGCGGGAATCGCCGCGGCCGCATCGGCGAGAATTGCACATCGGAACGGACAAAGTTAATATCTTCGATATGTATGCTAGTACTGGTTTTATACGGCGTGCTATAATGGTTGATAGAGCGGCTGCGCTTTCTTGCACCCCTTGTCTTACCTGTGATATGATGAATGAAAATTTGGGGGATGGTTTTTTGGAAGGAGTTCTTGTATGTGGACGGTAATCTATATTGCTCCCAACGCCAAAACGGCTGAACGCATTCAAGAAAAGCTGACACAAGAAGGTTTCCTTGTGAAACTCCGGCAAACCAACATCGCGAAACAACAATATGAAATTCTTGTACCCGAATCGGAGCTCGATGAAGTACAAGAAGTGTTGAAGGATATATTGCATTCCTCACACAGGTAAGGTATGAGAGGTGGAAGTGTGCTTAAAGACCTATTTCAAAAGAAAGTAAAATATGCGACATTGTCCACTCAGGATGTGGCGCCTCGCAAAGAGTCAATCCCTGAAGGGATTATGACCAAATGCAAGAAGTGTGGAGAATTGTTGCTCACAAAAGAGTTGGATAAGCATTTGAAGACTTGTCCTCGTTGTGGGTATCATTTTCCATTATCCGCTCCTGAGCGTATACAATGGACGTTGGATGAAGGACATTTTTTCGAATATGATGCGGGAATGACATCGGTCGACCCGTTGCGCTTTCCCGATTATCCTGCAAAGCTCGAAGCGGTGAAAGAGAGTACGGGACTCCAAGAAGCGGTAGTAACAGGGGAAGGTACATTGGAAGGCTTCCCGGTGGTCATCGGTGTAATGGATTCGCGCTTTATCATGGGATCCATGGGTTCGGTAGTGGGCGAGAAGATCACGCGTGCGGTCGAGCGGGCAGTTGAGAAGAAGTATCCTTTGATTCTGTTCACGGCTTCCGGCGGGGCCAGAATGCAGGAAGGTACGTTTTCGTTGATGCAGATGGCGAAGATTTCCGCCGCCCTGCGCAAATTGGGGGATGCGCGGTTGCCTTATATTGCGGTACTTACTCATCCGACGACAGGCGGTGTCACCGCTTCGTTCGCGATGCTCGGAGATTTGAATATCGCTGAACCGGGAGCTTTGATCGGATTTGCAGGTCGGCGTGTGATCGAACAGACGATTCGTCAAAAACTGCCCGACGATTTTCAAACGGCGGAGTTCCTCTTGAAACACGGAATGCTGGACAAAGTGGTTCACCGCAAGGAGATGAAACATACGTTGGCGAAAATATTGGAAATGCATCGTATAGGGGGGGCACCTAATGCCCGCTGAATTGCAATTTGAAAAGCCCCTGCTGGAACTTCGTGACAAGATTGAGGAGTTGAAGCGTTTCACGGAAGAGAAAGGGATTGATTTCTCCGAAGAAGTGGCAAAGCTTGAACAAAAAGCGGCCGAATTGGAGCGGACGATCTACGGAGGGTTGACCCCATGGCAAAGAATTCAGATCGCCAGACATCCGGAGCGCCCCACAACGCTCGATTACATAAAGAGTTTATGCACCGATTTTATCGAATTGCATGGTGACCGTACATTTGGCGATGACCCTGCA contains the following coding sequences:
- a CDS encoding GDP-L-fucose synthase family protein — protein: MDQLKGKRIMVTGGSGFLGSHVVDKLKNCGCKDIIIPRSSQYDLRNQSTCFSLVRSTKPDLILHLAASVGGIEANRKNPGSFFYDNLSMGLHLIESARLANVEKFVALGTICSYPKFAPIPFKEEDLWEGYPEETNAPYGLAKKMLLVQSQAYRKQYGFNSIFLLPVNLYGPRDNFDLETSHVIPALIRKCLEAREHGKDHITVWGSGKATREFLYVEDAADAILLAAVRYNGEDPVNIGTGEEISIQSLVKLIAEKTGYTGKIFWDVSKPDGQPRRCLDVTKAKELFGFEAKTRLPEGLEKTIAWYMEHREYVK
- a CDS encoding glucose-1-phosphate thymidylyltransferase; its protein translation is MKGLILCGGKGTRLRPYSYSQPKHLLPIANQPVIQYAIDKMKKAGIREIGIVVPPHFRPHFESVLGDGHVELSLNYIEQKEAKGLADAVRAARSFIQDDPFLLFLGDNFYDGELEGLVQRFYVEKPESLLVVSRVSNPQQFGVVQFEGNQIIRLVEKPQNPPSSFAIVGVYLFTSTIFSMIDRLTPSSRGEYELTDAIQHLIDREYKVTFMITNDWWKDTGQPKDLLSCNRRVLQQLHEQIYENQVNIESSSIEGPVVIGKDTQVIDSVIRGPVKIGNGVKIIRSYIGPYTSISNDVLIEESEIENSIVLDRAHIMNIPQRIDESIIGTEVIMQGVHILALCK
- a CDS encoding methyltransferase — its product is MSEELARNIERVTKIILDHNGLVVRNGPFAGMRYVEQSSGSAFMPKIIGCYEEELHDILNRHVFKTDYDRIINIGCGEGYYAIGLALRQPGTIVYAFDINPDARKLCKELSTANGVDKRIIIDGECTRERLGQLSQSGRSFIMCDIEGFELELLQPDLIPGLRSCDILVELHDFVNRDITPSILSRFMKTHDISLIHGKERNPFSYSVLNILDAKDKDLAVCEFRPEMMKWAFMKRKENISWWVDPVTKALWKEVSPGQYEKA
- a CDS encoding DRTGG domain-containing protein, with the protein product MLTKHEQILKYIEELEVGSKISVRQIAKELDVSEGTAYRAIKEAETRGIVSTIERVGTVRIEKQQKKDIDRLTFAEVVNIVDGTVLGGSAGLHKTLHKFVIGAMEVDAMIRYIDRDSLLIVGNRNEVHKVSLEHGAAVLISGGFDATPEVKELADKLELPLISSAYDTFTIASMINRAIYDRLIKKDILLVEDILRKDNQPVIMRVGQQVADWQELVEQTGHSRFPVLDANDRIVGIVTTKDVSGETNDVAIEKVMTKNPITVSPKSSVASTAHMMIWEGIELLPVVDGRKLVGVISRQDVIKALQYIQKQPQVGQTIQDIVLTHFSLDRSEDKAVSLVGEVTPQMTNQLGGVSTGVLMILISEAGSQAIRRIKNVDLVVENVSVYFLKPIQIESTIQVRAEVIDIGRKSGKADVQIYHRGELMGKALFTAQVLDR
- a CDS encoding UDP-glucose dehydrogenase family protein → MKIAVIGSGYVGTTTAAVLTSLHHHVTAADIDITKVKKLKQGILPFVEPGLDKFLISMLETGRLNFTADIYQAVKDNQVLLIAVGTPSRADGTADLRFLQSVADTIACSIHEYKVIVIKSTVPVGTNRWFSDYLGNKIGNPHMFDVISNPEFLREGNALQDMLHPDRTVIGGKSQKAIQIVKEIYESMQSNLLVTDWETAELIKYASNSFLATKISFINEIARIAEHAGADVVEIARGMGMDSRIGSEFLRAGIGFGGSCFPKDLKALIATAKELGADSKILEAVEYINRTQPNFYTEKLNRLLQKIAKRPWKIAILGLTFKPDTDDQRESPAIQVVNHLLEECEEIRIIDPTIQTRNQTPWPHEQKVTICRTTTESLSGADAVILCTDWEQFSNIDWKEAASHMRHPVLLDGRNMFDPDDIRSAGMRYLALGRGEFE